Below is a window of Pseudodesulfovibrio sp. JC047 DNA.
ACTGGCGCACGGTGCGTTCCCATGCTGCTTTCGGTTTTCAAAACCGGCGACACCGATAACAAGATTCTGGCCGCCAACGTGCTCGGATTTCTCCGAAACAAACTCGGCGCGGATGGACTCGTCGCTGCCTTCGACAAAGGATTGGCCGACGATCACAATGTTCGCTACGCCGTCTATGAAGCTCTTGGACGCATTGGCACCATGAAAGGCATCATTTGCCTGGTGGATGGACTTTCCGAAACCGAAGAATTGATTCTCTTGGCCGTCATCGGTGGGCTTGAGAAGCACATCAATCCTGGCATGATCTCAACATTGTCCACCAAGATCATCAATGCGGACGAACAGGCCGACCGTTTGGCACAAGGCGTTATCGCCTCCAAGGCGACCGGCATTTTCGACGCATTGTACGAGACACAAGGCGCGGCTGACGCCCTGATGGAAGCCCTTGTCGCTTCGAACGACCCCGAAATCATCGAAGAATTCAAAGCCCTCCTGACTGAAATAGGTGGCCCCAGAGCCGAGCGGGACATCCAACGGCTGCCGCAGCTTTCCGCCAGTGCGCGCAAGGCCCTGGCTGCCGACGACTCCCGGTCCATGTGCGCCATGCACCGCGCCATCCTGACCGATCTCGGTTTCGAGCCCTTCATGGCCAGCAATGGCGAAGAAGCATACGATTTCATTGAACAAGGTGAAGAGTTCGATATCATCATCACCGACATGAACATGCCTGTCATGGACGGCATGGAGCTGGTCGGCAAGGTCAGGTCAACACCGGGACTCGAAGATATCCCCATCATCATGGTCACCACCGAATCGGAAGCGTCTCAACAAAACCTCGCTGAAAAAGCCGGCGTGACCGCGTTCATCACCAAGCCGTTCAAGCCTGATGAACTCAAAGCAAAAATCGCCGAAGTGACCGCCTAAAACAGACTTCACTCAAAAAAACGTCCCCAAAGCACACGCTTTCGGGACGTTTTTTTTCGTGCCCCCTCCCTACCGGGGGTCGCTTTCAGCGAGACCAGGACGCTGTCCTGGACCTGCCAAAGGCCCCCTTGAAAAAGGGCCTCAGACTGCTGACAAACCGCCATCCGCGTCGTTGCTACAAAAAGCTCAGAACCTCACGTATGCATAAATACGCTTCGGCCCTGAGCTTTTTTTGCGCCTAGCGGCTGACGATTTCTCAACAGCCTGCCAGATTGGACTTTGTAATCAATCTGAGGCCCCTTTGAAAAGGGGCCTCTGGACTCCCCGAAACTTTTTATCGCTCGCTTCGCTCGATGCCGTCGGCAGCATCAATTCGTGTGAATCTTGAAAAAACGTTGTAAAAAATGGTATTTTTTACAGACTCTATAATCAAAATTTAAGCATTTTTCACAAAGCTTTCTCATTTCTTTAACCATCCCCTCTTTCATCTCTCCCCCTTCTTCAATCCCACTCAACCGATGTCGTGGGACCCCGCCGAAGGCGCGATAAAAAGTTCTGGAAGGGAGTCCAGAGGGGAACCTCTTCCAAGAGGTTCCCCTCTGGCCGTCGGAGACATGCCACGCCACCTCACTGTGAAGGGAAAGGAACCTTGACCATTTTCCTTGAAATCTGCATGTTCTTTGGAATCATGAAAATTTTTCAAGGAGCGAAGACATGTTCACACGCGCAATAACACGTCGTCCATCTGAAGAAATGGTTGATGGTTTGACGACGGTGAATCGTGGCAAACCGGATTTCTATCTCGCCTTGCGACAACATGATGCATATTGTCAGGTGTTGACCCATTTGGGACTGGACGTCACGGTGCTTCCGGCCGAACCGGGATATCCTGATTGCTGTTTTGTGGAGGATACCGCCATTGTGTGTGACCAGGTGGCGGCCATAACGCCTTTGAGTGCCCCGTCACGTCAAGGTGAACAGCAAAG
It encodes the following:
- a CDS encoding HEAT repeat domain-containing protein; amino-acid sequence: MPMLNNFRDKEFLDQITILNEISGSKNPDALPGLLELLKNPVGDTSIDYMVVNALNAVLSSNEDKVVQGLSDAHDGYKILCIRVAGEYAIKKAAQPLVALAETETDLDRLMEILTSLARIADDTALPIFRRFLHHEDAFIQSSCIEALGKLEDPESIEHFKNMIIESEAPDRFEVCDITTWKAVDALATYNSDETITFLVEKLHHKNPTVRRIITDALIDTGARCVPMLLSVFKTGDTDNKILAANVLGFLRNKLGADGLVAAFDKGLADDHNVRYAVYEALGRIGTMKGIICLVDGLSETEELILLAVIGGLEKHINPGMISTLSTKIINADEQADRLAQGVIASKATGIFDALYETQGAADALMEALVASNDPEIIEEFKALLTEIGGPRAERDIQRLPQLSASARKALAADDSRSMCAMHRAILTDLGFEPFMASNGEEAYDFIEQGEEFDIIITDMNMPVMDGMELVGKVRSTPGLEDIPIIMVTTESEASQQNLAEKAGVTAFITKPFKPDELKAKIAEVTA